One window from the genome of Cryptomeria japonica chromosome 6, Sugi_1.0, whole genome shotgun sequence encodes:
- the LOC131876645 gene encoding trihelix transcription factor ASR3-like, with product MKKATTSTEKWKIVQEYCSHHGVFRTANQCRDQWEHIFPDFKRIRDYETHIPSGHDSYWNMTSRERVEKRLPPNFPKELMDAMEINFGSDRAIDPGNITIDTSDNNSTSSDRKYYSNENVSMDEFDTVNAPCQGSINSDMKQKKATQVKSGSQH from the coding sequence ATGAAGAAAGCTACAACATCTACCGAAAAGTGGAAAATTGTGCAAGAGTATTGTTCTCATCATGGTGTCTTCCGAACAGCAAATCAATGTCGAGACCAATGGGAGCATATTTTTCCAGATTTCAAAAGAATAAGAGACTACGAGACACATATTCCATCTGGGCACGACAGTTATTGGAATATGACAAGTAGAGAGAGAGTAGAAAAAAGGCTTCCTCCAAATTTTCCAAAAGAGCTAATGGATGCAATGGAGATCAATTTTGGGTCAGATAGAGCTATCGATCCTGGAAATATAACTATTGATACTTCTGACAACAACTCTACATCAAGTGATAGAAAATATTATTCAAATGAAAATGTTTCAATGGACGAATTTGATACAGTGAATGCACCATGTCAAGGATCAATAAACAGTGACATGAAACAAAAAAAGGCTACACAAGTAAAAAGCGGAAGTCAACATTGA